One stretch of Spirochaeta lutea DNA includes these proteins:
- a CDS encoding diacylglycerol/lipid kinase family protein, whose product MTVEQISRHLTELCAHIISRSPYWSESRGCRPMLHVILNPAAGGFMREAVRNQFFDDLESRIQAFLPMEMVMSHSEARARISIYPTQAPGSGSIIARDILDRFQLAGVQEDDQYPPASSRENRSQGESGRDWPYSPETEGARGWIPSRETDRPEHLIMSIGGDGTHLEVLNGLIESLGSGAGNGPSLGSARTSGSSPGADDAVVGLCRVPMGTGNDGVDLLSSGDIAGVLYARAGLAAPEARAVRVTTARGEVAVAGNIAGLGLDAYVVFLSERYKRILPGNIYKFAADLGVLSYKSRYNLGEARIRLQTYPGSTEQPAGQGRGMNPRESHASETVQNFQVPALIPGIICMGASGFRTYGNGLPVLPGEENVCIIPLGTVAQNIALKSQLYRGSHGKDPRVGLHRAAKMVVDYHGRLPMQLDGEVRWIEPQDFPLEFEVIQVPGVRLLGNRSNDADVQSQRSRYQVPAVLFPERYRDNA is encoded by the coding sequence ATGACCGTAGAACAGATTTCCCGGCACCTGACCGAGTTATGTGCGCACATCATATCCCGGAGTCCGTATTGGAGTGAATCCCGGGGTTGTAGACCCATGCTGCATGTTATCCTTAATCCCGCCGCCGGGGGGTTCATGCGGGAGGCTGTGCGGAACCAGTTTTTTGATGATCTGGAATCGCGAATCCAGGCGTTTTTGCCTATGGAGATGGTCATGTCCCATTCTGAAGCCCGGGCACGGATAAGCATTTACCCCACCCAGGCTCCGGGCAGTGGCAGTATTATTGCCAGGGATATCCTGGACCGGTTCCAGCTGGCTGGAGTGCAGGAGGATGATCAGTATCCCCCGGCTTCTTCCCGGGAGAACCGATCCCAGGGCGAGTCAGGGCGGGATTGGCCGTATTCTCCAGAAACCGAGGGGGCTCGGGGATGGATTCCGTCCCGAGAAACGGATCGGCCGGAGCATCTCATCATGAGCATCGGGGGTGACGGCACCCATTTGGAGGTTCTGAACGGGTTGATAGAATCCCTGGGATCCGGGGCGGGGAATGGTCCATCTCTGGGTTCGGCGCGTACCTCGGGTTCTTCACCGGGGGCGGATGACGCGGTGGTTGGGCTGTGCAGAGTCCCCATGGGAACGGGGAATGACGGAGTGGATCTTTTATCCTCGGGTGATATAGCCGGGGTATTGTATGCCCGGGCGGGTCTGGCGGCTCCTGAGGCCAGGGCTGTTCGGGTGACCACGGCCCGGGGTGAGGTGGCTGTGGCGGGGAATATTGCCGGTCTCGGGTTGGATGCCTATGTGGTTTTCCTCTCAGAACGGTATAAGCGGATTTTACCCGGTAATATCTATAAGTTTGCCGCGGACCTGGGGGTTCTTTCCTACAAGAGCCGATACAACCTGGGAGAGGCCCGGATCCGGTTGCAGACGTACCCTGGCTCCACGGAGCAGCCGGCCGGCCAGGGTCGCGGAATGAATCCGAGGGAGTCCCATGCTTCGGAAACCGTACAGAATTTCCAGGTGCCAGCATTAATCCCGGGGATCATCTGCATGGGTGCCAGCGGTTTTCGTACCTACGGAAACGGATTGCCCGTACTGCCCGGGGAGGAGAATGTCTGTATTATTCCCCTGGGTACGGTAGCCCAGAACATCGCTCTTAAATCCCAGCTCTACCGTGGAAGCCACGGGAAGGATCCCCGGGTGGGTCTGCACCGGGCAGCGAAGATGGTGGTGGATTACCACGGTAGGCTTCCCATGCAGTTAGACGGTGAGGTCCGATGGATCGAACCCCAGGATTTTCCCCTGGAATTTGAGGTGATTCAGGTGCCGGGGGTCAGACTGCTGGGAAATCGTAGTAATGATGCTGATGTACAAAGCCAGCGAAGCCGTTATCAAGTACCAGCTGTTCTTTTTCCTGAAAGGTATCGGGATAATGCATGA
- a CDS encoding MBL fold metallo-hydrolase: MIKKSSLHIEKRPLSLKNNGHLSLFPVGTGSAFTKKLYQNNVLLIKGDQHIMVDCGTRTPEAFYTLGVPITTIENFLVTHSHADHIGGLEEVMLMGRYVTKKKPNIIITPEYQKMLWEYSLRGGAAYNERNGGSLLHFDDFFTVYAPEPVTGLGRDAWRIEYRGFSLTLIRTMHYPDSAKSWRESAYSIGLVIDDRIFFTGDTRFDPELIHAVVDSYPIEWIFHDVQFFPGGVHTPFDDLLTLPDQYREVMHLMHYPDTFQEKEQLVLDNGFAGFVHQHHYYDFPAV; encoded by the coding sequence GTGATAAAAAAAAGTAGCCTTCATATCGAAAAACGACCCCTTTCCCTTAAAAACAATGGCCACCTTAGCCTCTTTCCCGTTGGTACCGGCAGTGCCTTCACCAAAAAGCTGTACCAAAACAACGTTCTCCTCATCAAGGGAGACCAGCATATCATGGTAGACTGCGGCACCCGGACTCCCGAGGCCTTCTATACCCTGGGAGTACCGATCACCACCATCGAGAACTTCTTGGTCACCCACAGTCATGCAGATCATATCGGCGGTTTAGAAGAGGTCATGCTCATGGGCAGGTATGTGACCAAGAAAAAGCCGAATATCATTATAACCCCCGAATACCAGAAGATGCTCTGGGAATACTCCCTCCGGGGCGGGGCAGCCTACAACGAGCGAAACGGGGGCAGCCTGCTGCATTTTGATGATTTTTTTACGGTGTACGCCCCTGAACCGGTGACCGGTCTGGGCAGGGATGCGTGGCGGATTGAATATCGAGGCTTTTCCCTGACCCTCATCCGTACCATGCACTACCCCGATAGTGCGAAATCATGGCGGGAAAGCGCCTACTCCATCGGACTGGTCATTGACGACCGCATCTTTTTTACCGGGGATACCAGGTTTGATCCCGAACTGATCCACGCGGTAGTGGACTCCTACCCCATCGAGTGGATTTTCCACGATGTCCAGTTTTTCCCCGGGGGTGTCCATACCCCCTTTGATGATCTCCTAACCCTGCCGGATCAATACCGAGAGGTCATGCACCTCATGCATTATCCCGATACCTTTCAGGAAAAAGAACAGCTGGTACTTGATAACGGCTTCGCTGGCTTTGTACATCAGCATCATTACTACGATTTCCCAGCAGTCTGA
- a CDS encoding HAD family hydrolase: protein MRVFSLPPRGRALIFDMDNTLYTHREYAEHQEAVLVRRLAEEMGWELNEAGHRVDEFRRGYAAGHRGNKPSLGNTFLALGVDMATSVRWRNEEIRPEDFLTADPDLRHTLFHLAEGYSLGVVTNNPVDLARRTLNALGIGEGFRVLVGLDTTLKSKPSLEPFRSACEALELPPGECISVGDRFGVDIEPALELGMGGILVDSVGDVYTLPQILHPVSAGGGHQRGDQ, encoded by the coding sequence ATGAGAGTGTTTTCCCTGCCGCCCCGAGGGCGGGCATTAATTTTTGATATGGATAATACCCTGTACACCCACCGGGAGTACGCTGAGCATCAGGAAGCGGTGCTGGTTCGGCGGTTGGCGGAGGAGATGGGCTGGGAGCTGAATGAGGCTGGTCATAGGGTCGATGAGTTTCGGCGCGGGTATGCAGCCGGACATCGGGGTAACAAGCCTAGTCTCGGCAATACCTTCTTGGCTCTCGGGGTGGATATGGCCACCAGCGTACGTTGGCGGAATGAAGAAATTCGTCCGGAGGATTTTTTGACGGCCGATCCCGACCTTAGGCACACCCTTTTTCACTTGGCGGAAGGGTACTCCCTCGGGGTTGTAACCAATAATCCTGTGGACCTTGCCCGGCGAACCCTGAATGCCCTGGGGATCGGGGAGGGGTTTCGGGTTTTGGTGGGGCTGGATACGACCCTGAAATCAAAACCAAGCCTTGAGCCCTTCCGGTCCGCCTGTGAGGCTCTGGAATTACCCCCAGGGGAGTGTATTTCTGTGGGTGATCGATTCGGCGTTGATATAGAGCCAGCCCTGGAGTTGGGAATGGGGGGGATTCTTGTGGATTCTGTCGGGGATGTGTATACCCTGCCTCAAATTCTACACCCAGTATCCGCCGGCGGAGGGCACCAGAGAGGGGACCAATGA
- a CDS encoding DUF6765 family protein, with product MNGIFHYSTTYLLALRAGFSATDAQILAYAANYVDHNLVPLQIRLPSGQVYRTIPTHHFGFWDPSQESSVWLPFHFFPSGDQACRESFRGDSKARSSNQAALNTLPSGAPVKELLIQALKTRNLYRIGIALHTFADSWAHQEFTGRNQPWNTLESLSPVPPIGHAQAGRNPDAYHTIWYDPRLTPEHRIILNRRRFIAAARKIYRYLAAYNHRSLDNTDLVIMELEQILGPQNFSASYEDYFWEKTDETRRSKPYSLQGLAWKAARQFGFSGPLPPAQHLGKTDEELELDFSLALNLAPYHRQEWKSQAVELPDAPLLDDQQQRRSDTYLWLKHELGVKQNLLEPQVVTAKPNFEHSHYYAWMEAAKEQAREAEGIIANTV from the coding sequence GTGAACGGCATCTTCCATTATTCCACAACCTACCTCCTTGCCCTCCGGGCCGGATTCTCTGCAACCGATGCGCAAATCTTAGCCTATGCAGCCAACTATGTGGATCACAACCTCGTCCCCCTTCAAATCCGTCTGCCCTCCGGACAGGTATACCGGACCATACCGACCCACCATTTCGGATTCTGGGATCCCAGCCAAGAATCATCGGTATGGCTCCCCTTTCATTTTTTTCCCTCGGGCGACCAGGCATGCCGGGAATCCTTCCGGGGTGATTCGAAGGCCAGAAGCTCCAATCAGGCAGCCCTAAACACCCTGCCCTCCGGCGCTCCAGTCAAAGAACTGCTCATCCAGGCCCTCAAAACCCGAAATCTCTACCGGATCGGCATAGCCCTCCATACTTTCGCGGACTCCTGGGCCCACCAGGAATTCACCGGCCGCAACCAACCATGGAATACCCTGGAATCCCTCTCCCCCGTGCCCCCCATCGGCCACGCCCAGGCCGGCCGCAACCCCGATGCCTACCACACCATATGGTACGACCCTCGGTTAACCCCGGAACACCGCATCATCCTCAACCGCCGGAGGTTTATCGCCGCTGCCAGGAAGATTTACCGCTATCTCGCCGCCTACAACCACCGATCCCTGGACAACACCGACCTGGTCATCATGGAATTGGAGCAAATCCTGGGACCCCAGAATTTCTCCGCCAGCTACGAAGATTATTTCTGGGAAAAAACCGACGAAACCCGGCGCAGCAAACCCTACAGCCTCCAAGGGCTTGCCTGGAAAGCCGCTCGCCAGTTTGGTTTCTCCGGTCCCCTCCCTCCGGCTCAACATCTTGGTAAGACCGATGAAGAGCTGGAACTGGACTTCTCCCTGGCCCTGAATCTGGCCCCCTACCACCGTCAGGAGTGGAAAAGCCAAGCCGTCGAACTCCCCGACGCCCCGCTCCTGGATGACCAGCAGCAACGCCGGAGCGACACCTACCTCTGGCTGAAACATGAACTGGGGGTGAAACAAAACCTACTGGAACCCCAGGTTGTCACGGCAAAACCCAATTTCGAGCATTCCCACTATTACGCCTGGATGGAGGCCGCTAAAGAACAGGCCAGGGAAGCCGAGGGGATTATCGCCAATACGGTGTAA
- a CDS encoding acyl-CoA dehydratase activase — MNTTYLLVGIDVGSTTVKAAVVNPADTRLLYSRYQRHNAAPSLVVRNVLEDLAERFGSVPWRVSYCGSGGQSFVSRTGGFFIQEVVANTLAVKTFFPRTRVAIELGGQDAKVIFFRQDEKTGQLIASDMRMNGSCAGGTGAFIDQIAELLHVRPEDFGTLAKNGSRVYEISGRCGVFAKTDIQPLLNQGVSREDIALSTFHAIAKQTIGGLAQGMEIHPPVIFEGGPLTFNPVLVQVFAQRLGLTEDQIILPPKPEILVAYGAALGGDGMFPQQPCDFSLDRGLAMLQHPSPGRGLDRSFPTGVSEAVSGKAGGLGSALPEGLDVNGSDFSSRPLFLHDGERTEFYQRHSRVWGIESCEAKASSSAGPDDQSTGLVPGSAGSDDQRGTPTPSHAGADRARGYVGIDGGSTTTKMVLISEDGVILDRYYSGNAGEPLEALKTGLLQIKKNNPRVEVLGVGTTGYAEHLFAAALRADYHNVETVAHAEAAKRFNPDVGFILDIGGQDMKAIQLDGGIVTGIVLNEACSAGCGSFIETYARSLGIPLEEIAERAFESTEPSCLGSRCTVFMNSSIITEQKNGKTTGDILAGLCKSIIENVFTKVVRVSNIDSLGETIMVQGGTFKNDAVLRAMELYTGKRVVRPPFPGEMGALGVALLTKQDMERRPRTSSFIGLEGIEGFTYRTTPGLICPFCSNNCNRTAVEFPGQGIYVTGNRCERGQVLGEAHDPGVRQRLKDINTKLSAVPDLVELQNKLLVQDYGGEFKGKSAGIRIGLPRALEFYQSLPFWKAFFTALGCTVVVSDRSSYPLFEEGLPLVPSDTVCFPGKLAHGHVENLIAKGVDRIFMPMMIRVPSEITTARDSKHMCAVVAGYPLVIRNSDDPLGRHGIPLDNPVFHWYDKQRKDEQILSWARAVFGVSDRIVYTAIEVGERAMAMYKRTLEEAGEQVLGGLKEGEFGVVLAGRPYHYDELVCHSLSKHFTKLGIPVLTLDSLPSLGREDLGASRMDVWNPFHGKMLAAAMGVAKNARLELVQIVSFGCGHDAVISDEMVRILHAKSEKEMLILKLDEGENLGPLHVRITSFIETIKAKRRLQRSRYHWNPLDNPYKTMFTKRDRKGRTILIPNLSPSFSMLIGRVIESKGYRVKVMPLADKRAIELGKRYVHNDICFPAQINIGEALRSLESGILKGSRAAVGIANNCKDCRAGHYVPLTRKALDDAGYSEVPIITTGRDDKGIHPGFRLGLGFRLQMMHGLPAIDALERLVRMVRPYERSPGEAQRAYEASLRDILESVHRGVRGVRKSVRRMVQRFNRIEVDRTTRNPRVGVIGEILMNFHPVANGHVESYLEQNGLEVVEATLSDFFRRDFVIDSIKAARRLLPFPQLSTVVGRVTSKLFAWMVHQVERELQAFHLYEGHFDLTDMMESMKGIIDPLYTTGEGWLIPGEIAELAKRGVNSFVIINPFGCIPNHITGRGMIKKLKELYPHIQILSLDYDPDTSFANIENRLQMLIMNARGLEEGARTRREELSRAGI; from the coding sequence ATGAATACTACCTACCTTCTTGTCGGAATAGATGTGGGGTCTACCACGGTTAAAGCGGCGGTGGTGAATCCAGCCGATACTAGACTTCTCTACAGCCGATACCAGCGGCATAACGCTGCACCGAGTCTGGTGGTGCGGAATGTACTTGAAGACTTGGCGGAACGATTCGGTTCGGTCCCCTGGAGGGTGAGCTACTGCGGGAGCGGTGGTCAATCCTTTGTCTCCCGTACCGGTGGATTTTTTATTCAGGAGGTTGTGGCAAATACCCTCGCTGTAAAGACCTTCTTCCCCCGAACCAGGGTAGCAATTGAACTGGGCGGCCAGGATGCGAAGGTTATTTTTTTCAGGCAGGACGAGAAGACCGGGCAGCTCATTGCCTCGGATATGAGGATGAATGGCAGTTGCGCCGGGGGAACCGGTGCCTTTATCGATCAAATTGCTGAGTTGCTCCATGTACGGCCCGAGGATTTCGGCACTCTTGCCAAGAATGGATCCCGGGTATACGAGATCAGCGGACGATGCGGTGTTTTTGCTAAAACAGATATTCAGCCTCTGCTGAATCAGGGGGTTTCCCGGGAAGACATCGCTCTTTCAACCTTTCATGCTATTGCCAAACAGACCATCGGCGGACTTGCCCAGGGAATGGAGATTCATCCCCCGGTTATCTTCGAGGGCGGCCCGCTGACCTTTAACCCCGTACTTGTCCAGGTATTCGCCCAGCGCTTGGGGCTGACGGAGGATCAGATCATCCTCCCTCCAAAGCCGGAGATCTTGGTTGCCTACGGTGCTGCCCTTGGGGGGGACGGGATGTTTCCCCAGCAGCCCTGTGATTTCTCCCTGGATCGGGGACTTGCCATGCTCCAACACCCCTCTCCGGGCCGAGGTCTGGATCGTTCTTTCCCAACCGGTGTGTCTGAAGCAGTTTCCGGGAAGGCGGGGGGGCTGGGCTCAGCACTTCCTGAAGGATTGGATGTAAACGGGTCAGATTTTTCCTCCCGGCCCCTATTTTTGCATGACGGAGAGCGTACCGAGTTTTACCAGCGTCATTCCAGGGTATGGGGGATCGAATCGTGTGAGGCGAAGGCTTCTTCGAGTGCCGGGCCGGACGATCAGAGTACCGGCTTGGTCCCAGGGAGTGCCGGGTCGGACGATCAGCGTGGTACGCCAACCCCATCACATGCCGGTGCGGATCGTGCCCGGGGTTATGTAGGGATTGATGGAGGCTCTACGACCACCAAGATGGTGCTTATTAGCGAGGATGGGGTGATCCTTGACCGATACTATTCCGGAAATGCCGGTGAGCCCCTGGAAGCCCTGAAGACCGGATTACTCCAGATTAAGAAGAACAATCCCAGAGTCGAGGTTTTAGGGGTTGGAACGACGGGTTACGCTGAGCATCTCTTCGCTGCAGCCCTCAGGGCCGACTACCACAATGTTGAGACCGTAGCCCATGCAGAGGCGGCAAAACGCTTTAACCCGGATGTAGGATTCATCCTGGATATCGGGGGCCAGGATATGAAGGCGATTCAACTGGATGGGGGTATTGTCACGGGGATTGTATTGAATGAGGCCTGTTCAGCCGGCTGCGGTTCCTTTATCGAGACCTACGCCAGGAGCCTGGGAATACCCCTGGAGGAGATTGCGGAGCGGGCCTTTGAATCCACCGAGCCCTCCTGCCTTGGAAGCCGCTGTACGGTGTTTATGAACAGCTCCATCATCACCGAACAAAAGAACGGCAAAACCACCGGCGATATTCTGGCGGGGTTGTGTAAGTCCATTATCGAGAATGTATTCACCAAGGTTGTCCGGGTATCGAACATTGATAGTCTGGGAGAGACCATCATGGTACAGGGGGGAACCTTTAAGAACGATGCAGTTCTGCGGGCCATGGAGCTTTATACGGGCAAGCGGGTGGTGCGGCCGCCTTTTCCGGGAGAGATGGGGGCCCTGGGGGTAGCCCTGCTGACCAAACAGGATATGGAGAGACGTCCGCGCACTAGCAGCTTCATCGGTTTAGAAGGGATCGAGGGGTTCACCTATCGGACCACCCCGGGGCTGATTTGCCCCTTCTGTTCGAATAACTGCAATCGGACTGCAGTAGAGTTTCCGGGTCAGGGGATCTATGTGACAGGTAACCGCTGTGAACGCGGCCAGGTTCTGGGGGAGGCCCATGATCCGGGGGTACGTCAACGCCTGAAGGATATTAATACCAAACTCTCGGCTGTTCCGGATTTGGTCGAACTCCAGAATAAGCTGCTGGTCCAGGACTATGGCGGTGAGTTCAAGGGGAAATCTGCTGGTATCCGCATCGGGCTGCCCCGAGCCTTGGAGTTCTATCAGAGTCTGCCCTTTTGGAAGGCCTTTTTTACAGCCTTGGGATGTACTGTAGTGGTGTCCGACCGGTCCAGCTACCCGCTCTTCGAGGAAGGGTTACCCCTGGTTCCCTCGGATACGGTATGTTTTCCGGGGAAGTTGGCCCATGGACATGTTGAGAATCTGATAGCCAAGGGGGTAGATCGGATTTTTATGCCCATGATGATTCGTGTGCCCTCCGAAATTACCACTGCCCGGGACAGCAAGCATATGTGCGCCGTGGTCGCTGGGTATCCCCTGGTAATTCGGAACAGCGATGATCCTTTGGGTCGCCACGGAATTCCCCTGGATAATCCGGTATTCCATTGGTATGACAAACAGCGCAAGGATGAGCAGATTCTATCCTGGGCTCGGGCAGTTTTTGGAGTATCCGATAGAATCGTGTACACGGCCATCGAGGTGGGGGAACGGGCTATGGCCATGTACAAACGTACCCTGGAAGAGGCTGGCGAACAGGTTCTTGGAGGGTTGAAGGAAGGTGAGTTCGGCGTCGTCCTAGCCGGCAGGCCCTATCACTATGACGAGTTGGTCTGCCATTCCCTCTCGAAGCATTTTACAAAGCTGGGTATTCCGGTGCTCACCCTGGATTCCCTGCCAAGTCTCGGACGGGAAGACCTGGGGGCCTCCCGGATGGATGTGTGGAATCCCTTTCATGGGAAGATGTTGGCTGCTGCCATGGGGGTGGCGAAGAACGCCCGGCTGGAGCTCGTGCAGATTGTAAGCTTTGGTTGCGGGCATGATGCAGTAATTAGCGATGAGATGGTACGGATTCTCCATGCGAAATCTGAGAAGGAGATGCTCATCCTGAAACTTGACGAGGGGGAAAATCTCGGGCCTCTGCATGTTCGGATCACCTCCTTCATAGAAACCATCAAGGCGAAACGGCGGCTACAGAGGAGCCGGTATCATTGGAATCCCCTGGATAACCCATATAAAACCATGTTTACCAAACGGGACCGGAAGGGACGGACCATTCTGATTCCGAATCTTTCGCCATCCTTCTCTATGCTCATCGGCAGGGTGATAGAATCCAAGGGCTACAGGGTCAAGGTAATGCCGCTGGCGGATAAACGAGCCATTGAGCTGGGAAAACGCTATGTTCATAACGATATTTGTTTTCCTGCGCAGATCAACATCGGGGAGGCTCTGCGCAGTCTGGAATCCGGGATATTGAAGGGATCCAGGGCAGCCGTGGGTATTGCTAATAACTGCAAGGACTGCCGGGCCGGACACTATGTACCCCTCACTCGAAAGGCCCTGGACGATGCAGGATACTCGGAGGTTCCGATTATTACCACCGGTCGAGATGATAAGGGGATTCATCCCGGGTTCCGTCTTGGGCTGGGGTTCCGGCTGCAGATGATGCACGGGCTTCCGGCCATTGATGCTCTTGAGCGGTTGGTACGTATGGTGCGGCCCTATGAACGAAGTCCCGGTGAGGCTCAGAGGGCTTATGAAGCATCCTTGAGGGATATCTTGGAATCCGTGCACCGGGGGGTTCGCGGGGTACGGAAGAGTGTTCGGCGAATGGTCCAGCGGTTTAACCGGATCGAAGTGGATCGGACCACACGGAATCCCCGGGTCGGGGTAATCGGCGAGATACTCATGAACTTTCACCCGGTAGCTAACGGTCATGTGGAATCCTATTTGGAACAAAACGGCTTGGAGGTTGTGGAGGCGACCCTGAGTGATTTCTTTCGAAGAGATTTTGTAATCGATTCCATCAAGGCGGCACGCAGGCTGCTTCCCTTCCCCCAGTTATCCACGGTTGTCGGCCGGGTAACATCCAAGTTATTTGCGTGGATGGTTCACCAGGTGGAACGGGAGTTGCAGGCGTTCCACCTCTATGAGGGGCATTTTGATCTGACAGATATGATGGAATCCATGAAGGGGATCATTGATCCCCTCTATACCACCGGAGAGGGCTGGCTCATTCCGGGAGAGATCGCTGAGTTGGCAAAACGGGGGGTAAACTCCTTCGTCATTATTAATCCCTTCGGGTGTATCCCGAACCATATCACCGGGAGGGGGATGATTAAAAAACTCAAGGAGCTGTATCCCCATATTCAGATTCTCTCTTTGGACTATGACCCGGATACGAGTTTTGCAAATATCGAGAACCGTTTACAGATGCTGATTATGAATGCCCGGGGATTAGAAGAGGGGGCGCGTACTCGGCGGGAGGAGCTCAGCAGGGCCGGAATTTGA
- a CDS encoding ADP-ribosylglycohydrolase family protein — translation MIGKLEGLMLGSLLGDAYSLGAHWIYDTDRIDELYGTPEGLTNPLPDSFHPGKTAGDQSPYGDQILILMESLLQCRTFDQGDFTARWKKTMTEYPGYQDHATKVTLQNLSRKNPPVPSGSTSTDLSAASRIAPLAVLYHEDLPSLVDAARSQSAVTHNSPGVLEAADFFARVLYRVLGGEHPTLAMHQVISQGLYSKQTTDYINAGLNHTTASTRQAVADFGQACGISGALPSTVYIIKKHEGSFLHALEQNLLAGGDSCARGLAIGMILGAFHGASALPDSWLSQLKAKDEVVHFLDSVILR, via the coding sequence ATGATAGGAAAACTTGAAGGCCTGATGTTAGGATCCCTCCTGGGTGATGCCTACAGCCTAGGCGCCCATTGGATATATGACACGGATCGTATCGATGAACTCTACGGCACCCCCGAAGGGCTTACCAACCCCCTGCCCGATTCTTTCCATCCCGGTAAGACGGCAGGCGATCAATCCCCCTACGGCGATCAGATCTTGATTCTCATGGAATCCCTTCTTCAATGCCGTACCTTTGACCAGGGTGATTTTACTGCCCGATGGAAAAAGACCATGACTGAGTACCCGGGCTACCAAGATCATGCCACCAAGGTAACCCTGCAAAATCTTTCAAGAAAAAATCCTCCTGTCCCCTCGGGTTCAACCTCCACTGATCTATCAGCCGCTTCCCGAATTGCCCCCCTGGCGGTGCTTTACCATGAAGACCTGCCGTCCTTGGTAGACGCTGCAAGGTCCCAGAGCGCGGTGACCCACAACTCCCCGGGAGTACTTGAGGCAGCGGATTTTTTCGCCCGGGTTCTCTACCGGGTTCTCGGGGGCGAACACCCTACCCTGGCTATGCACCAGGTTATTTCCCAGGGGCTGTATAGCAAACAGACCACAGATTACATCAATGCCGGTTTGAACCATACCACTGCAAGCACCCGCCAAGCCGTGGCCGACTTCGGTCAGGCCTGCGGGATTTCCGGAGCCCTCCCCTCAACGGTGTACATTATTAAGAAACACGAAGGCAGTTTTCTCCACGCCCTGGAGCAGAACCTTTTGGCAGGAGGAGACAGTTGCGCCCGAGGCCTCGCTATTGGTATGATCCTTGGGGCATTTCACGGAGCATCAGCCCTTCCGGACTCCTGGCTTTCCCAACTGAAGGCCAAGGACGAGGTCGTTCATTTTCTTGACAGTGTAATCCTCAGGTAA